A single region of the Pontibacter kalidii genome encodes:
- a CDS encoding glycoside hydrolase family 3 N-terminal domain-containing protein has product MTPEERIAQLIMIPVYSNKDQAHVDSVSRLVTKYKVGGLIFFQGGPVRQAHITNRLQRESKVPLMVSIDGEWGLAMRLDSTVKFPYQMALGGIENEQLIYEMGAEIARQCRRLGIHVNFAPVVDVNNNANNPVIGFRSFGEDKYNVTRKALAYMRGMQDEKVLANAKHFPGHGDTNVDSHYGLPVIHFSKLRLDSVELYPFRQLMKNGLGSLMVAHMNIPVLDNTDSLASTLSKPIVTDLLKKDMGYQGLVFTDALNMDGVAKYYPPGIVDVKALLAGNDMLLNTMDVKTTIEEIKKAIANGEITQEEVDARARKVLAAKQWLGLDNYQPVETENLIEDLNNPHAKYLNQQLVEASLTLLRNKQNILPIQNIDTLKVAALAIGTKEETDFQRGLARYTKVDTFFLQPTASIAELMALKEKLQEYNLVVAGMHKLNLKAGGSNFGITAEMNLFLKDLIRSKHTIVGVFGNVYSLAEMESLDKADAVIAAYQETPQTQDLTAQMIFGGIGAKGKLPVTINHAFKVNDGLKTNGGLRFAYTMPEAVGLKTKDFAGIDSLVAQAMEQKATPGAQVLVAKDGKVIYHKAYGFHTYENERPVQVTDLYDLASVTKISTSLAAFMKLSGEGRFDVDRTLGEYLPIVEGSNKENLKYRDILTHQAGLKSWIPFWKETVKKNGKFKWATFKADSSRRFPIKVADNLYIHRKYCNKIIKAIVKSPLNEKPGYVYSDLSFILAPMVVQNITGEKFETYLKENIYQPIGATSLTFNPYKYYKPEQIVPTEYEPHFRKQLLHATVHDEGAAMLGGVSGHAGLFGNSNDVAKLMQLYLQDGKYAGKTYIGGNKVSEFSKCQFCDQGNYRALGFDRPAKPGAQNSNAAPSAPAESFGHSGFTGTYTWIDPVNNLVYVFLSNRVNPTRENPKLSQLNTRTNVLQVVYDALEKSKVAQRTNP; this is encoded by the coding sequence ATGACCCCGGAAGAGCGCATCGCGCAGCTCATCATGATTCCGGTGTATTCTAACAAGGACCAGGCCCACGTAGACTCGGTAAGCAGGCTGGTGACTAAGTATAAAGTGGGCGGCCTGATCTTTTTCCAAGGTGGTCCGGTGCGCCAGGCACACATCACCAACCGCTTACAGCGCGAGAGTAAGGTGCCTTTGATGGTAAGTATAGACGGGGAGTGGGGCCTGGCCATGCGCCTGGATAGCACCGTGAAGTTCCCGTACCAGATGGCTTTGGGAGGCATAGAGAATGAGCAGCTGATCTATGAGATGGGCGCCGAAATAGCCCGCCAGTGCCGCCGCCTGGGTATTCACGTAAACTTCGCCCCGGTGGTAGACGTGAACAACAACGCCAACAACCCCGTGATCGGCTTCCGTTCTTTTGGCGAAGACAAATATAACGTGACCCGCAAAGCGTTGGCCTACATGCGCGGCATGCAGGACGAGAAGGTGCTGGCCAATGCCAAGCACTTCCCGGGCCACGGCGATACCAACGTAGACTCGCACTATGGACTCCCGGTCATCCATTTCTCCAAACTCCGCCTCGACTCAGTGGAACTCTACCCGTTCCGCCAACTCATGAAGAACGGCCTTGGCAGTTTAATGGTGGCGCACATGAACATCCCGGTGTTGGATAATACAGACAGCCTGGCCTCCACGCTTTCCAAACCGATCGTGACGGACCTGCTGAAGAAAGACATGGGCTACCAGGGCCTGGTGTTTACCGATGCGCTGAACATGGACGGCGTGGCGAAGTACTATCCTCCGGGCATTGTGGACGTGAAGGCTCTGCTGGCCGGCAACGACATGCTGCTCAATACCATGGACGTGAAAACGACCATCGAGGAGATCAAGAAAGCGATTGCCAACGGGGAGATCACGCAGGAAGAAGTAGATGCCCGCGCCCGTAAGGTGCTGGCCGCCAAGCAGTGGCTGGGGCTGGATAACTACCAGCCTGTCGAGACGGAGAACCTCATCGAGGACCTGAACAACCCACACGCCAAATACCTGAACCAGCAACTGGTGGAGGCCTCGCTCACGCTGCTGCGCAACAAGCAGAACATTCTGCCTATCCAGAACATCGATACGCTGAAAGTGGCGGCGCTGGCCATCGGCACGAAGGAGGAGACTGATTTCCAGCGTGGCCTGGCGCGTTATACGAAGGTTGATACCTTTTTCCTGCAGCCGACAGCCTCTATCGCGGAGCTGATGGCCCTGAAGGAGAAGCTACAGGAGTATAACCTGGTCGTGGCCGGGATGCATAAACTGAACCTGAAGGCCGGTGGCAGCAATTTCGGTATCACTGCCGAGATGAACTTGTTTCTCAAGGACCTGATCCGATCCAAACACACCATTGTGGGGGTGTTCGGCAACGTGTATAGCCTGGCAGAGATGGAGAGCCTGGACAAGGCTGATGCTGTGATTGCTGCCTACCAGGAAACGCCGCAAACACAGGACCTGACGGCGCAGATGATCTTCGGAGGCATCGGGGCCAAAGGAAAGCTGCCGGTAACGATCAACCACGCCTTTAAAGTTAATGATGGTCTGAAAACGAATGGCGGCTTGCGCTTTGCCTATACCATGCCGGAGGCTGTTGGCCTGAAGACGAAGGACTTTGCCGGGATAGACTCGCTGGTGGCGCAGGCTATGGAGCAGAAGGCCACGCCCGGCGCGCAGGTGCTGGTGGCTAAGGATGGCAAGGTAATTTACCACAAAGCCTACGGTTTCCATACGTATGAGAACGAGCGCCCGGTGCAGGTAACCGACCTCTACGACCTGGCCTCCGTAACGAAGATCAGTACCTCGCTGGCTGCCTTTATGAAGCTGAGCGGCGAAGGCCGTTTTGACGTGGACCGCACACTGGGGGAGTACCTGCCCATAGTGGAGGGATCCAACAAAGAGAACCTGAAGTACCGCGACATCCTGACGCACCAGGCGGGGCTGAAGTCCTGGATTCCGTTTTGGAAAGAGACCGTGAAGAAGAATGGCAAATTTAAGTGGGCTACCTTCAAGGCAGACTCCTCGCGCCGCTTCCCGATAAAGGTAGCCGATAACCTGTACATCCACCGCAAGTACTGCAACAAGATTATCAAGGCGATTGTGAAGTCGCCGCTGAACGAGAAACCAGGCTATGTATACAGCGACCTCTCGTTTATACTTGCCCCGATGGTGGTGCAGAACATCACAGGAGAGAAGTTCGAGACCTACCTGAAAGAGAACATTTACCAGCCGATTGGCGCAACTTCCCTGACGTTCAACCCTTACAAATATTACAAACCCGAGCAAATCGTACCGACAGAGTATGAGCCGCATTTCCGCAAGCAGCTGCTGCACGCCACCGTGCACGACGAGGGAGCCGCCATGCTCGGCGGTGTTAGTGGCCATGCGGGCCTGTTCGGAAACTCCAATGACGTAGCCAAGCTGATGCAGTTATACTTGCAGGACGGCAAGTATGCGGGGAAAACCTACATCGGTGGAAACAAGGTGAGTGAGTTCAGCAAGTGTCAGTTCTGCGACCAGGGCAACTACCGCGCCCTTGGCTTTGACCGTCCGGCCAAGCCAGGCGCTCAGAACAGCAACGCGGCGCCAAGTGCACCCGCAGAGAGCTTCGGCCACTCCGGCTTTACCGGCACCTATACCTGGATAGACCCCGTGAACAACCTGGTATATGTGTTCCTGTCGAACCGCGTGAACCCAACGCGCGAGAACCCGAAATTGAGCCAACTGAATACCCGCACCAACGTGCTGCAGGTGGTTTATGATGCCCTTGAAAAGAGTAAAGTAGCACAGCGTACGAATCCGTAG
- a CDS encoding DUF3078 domain-containing protein produces the protein MIKHLLVLLVLLLNTAVALAQTVTEADTLWRRSFAAGLNLNQSSFSDNWKAGGVSSVALNTHLEARADYKMAKVSWDNAVQLQYGLIKNKGEEQRKSIDRIYLDTKYGYAFTSDWNTFVSANFLSQFTKGYAYDVDADGTDRLISNFLSPGFLTFALGAEYKPNPHFSLRLSPFAPRFTFLADASVGENERYGVPEGKKVRTEWLAAMIQAAYDRDIMQNLNLRANYMSYINYKELSGREIDHLLNATLTAKVNRYINVSLTCNLVYDYDQDSEVQYSQSLALGILYTLQGFSVR, from the coding sequence ATGATTAAACATTTACTCGTACTGCTTGTGTTGCTGTTGAACACTGCCGTGGCGTTGGCTCAAACGGTTACCGAAGCTGACACGCTCTGGCGGCGCTCCTTTGCCGCTGGGCTTAACCTGAACCAATCCTCCTTCAGCGATAACTGGAAAGCAGGGGGCGTGAGTTCTGTTGCCCTCAACACCCACCTCGAGGCCCGTGCCGACTACAAAATGGCCAAAGTAAGCTGGGATAATGCCGTGCAGTTGCAGTATGGCCTCATCAAGAATAAAGGAGAAGAGCAGCGCAAGAGTATAGACCGCATCTACCTCGACACCAAGTATGGCTATGCCTTTACCTCGGACTGGAACACCTTTGTCTCCGCCAACTTCCTGTCACAGTTTACAAAGGGGTATGCCTATGACGTGGATGCAGACGGCACCGACCGTTTGATCTCTAATTTCCTCTCGCCCGGCTTCCTTACCTTTGCGCTGGGGGCAGAGTATAAGCCCAACCCACACTTTTCGCTGCGCCTGAGCCCGTTTGCCCCACGCTTTACCTTTCTTGCGGATGCATCGGTGGGGGAGAACGAGCGGTACGGCGTGCCGGAGGGAAAGAAAGTGCGAACCGAGTGGCTAGCGGCTATGATACAGGCTGCCTATGATCGGGATATCATGCAGAACCTGAACCTGCGGGCCAACTACATGTCCTACATCAACTACAAAGAGCTTTCCGGAAGAGAAATTGACCACTTGCTGAACGCAACGCTCACAGCCAAGGTGAACCGTTACATCAACGTAAGCCTGACCTGCAACCTCGTTTATGACTACGACCAGGATTCAGAAGTTCAGTATAGCCAGTCGCTGGCCTTAGGTATACTTTATACCTTGCAGGGCTTCTCGGTGAGATGA
- a CDS encoding glycoside hydrolase family 10 protein has protein sequence MGKSLLQYLLLFFATAAAPLAQAQEQPLKREFRAVWIATVANIDWPGQKGLSPAVQQQEFKYILDEHQKNGMNAVIVQVRPAADALYRSNLEPWSEFLTGKQGLAMNPPYDPLQFMLDEAHKRGMEFHAWFNPYRATFDAKAVVTPDHITRRKPEWFIKYDGKLVFNPGIPEVRQYITSVVMDVVNRYDIDGVHFDDYFYPYPVAKTPFPDEHTYAAFKGLFTNKDDWRRYNVDELIKGISDSINHVKPWVKFGISPFGVWKNLADGPDGSATRAGAPSYTALYADTRKWMQVGWIDYLVPQVYWHIGNPAADYKTVLEWWAQNSFQRHLYVGLGAYKVATDPTYREWHDPNEIPRQLQLARTTPNVGGSVFFSSKSVMSNPNNLQDSLRSSYYKYPALLPVMDWKKSAELEPPFSLKVRQTDSGVRLHWQHDQEVRYYVIYRFVKESFWETPFWKRAFWEERKWQPLEPDLNSPASIVAKVFGTNTAFIDETPLESGKYIYVVTALDRQQNESAPSHPATVKYKY, from the coding sequence ATGGGTAAATCTCTACTACAATACCTTCTGTTATTTTTCGCAACGGCCGCTGCTCCCCTGGCGCAGGCACAAGAGCAGCCGCTTAAGCGGGAATTCCGCGCTGTTTGGATCGCCACGGTCGCCAACATCGACTGGCCAGGGCAGAAAGGCCTCTCGCCGGCAGTGCAACAGCAGGAGTTTAAGTACATTTTGGATGAGCACCAGAAAAACGGCATGAACGCCGTCATTGTGCAGGTCAGGCCAGCCGCCGATGCGCTATACCGCAGTAACCTGGAGCCCTGGTCGGAGTTTTTGACCGGCAAGCAGGGACTGGCCATGAACCCGCCTTACGACCCGCTGCAGTTTATGCTGGATGAGGCGCACAAACGCGGCATGGAGTTCCACGCCTGGTTTAACCCCTACCGCGCCACCTTCGACGCCAAAGCCGTGGTTACCCCCGACCACATTACCAGGCGCAAGCCGGAGTGGTTTATAAAGTATGACGGGAAGCTGGTCTTCAACCCCGGCATCCCGGAGGTGCGCCAGTACATCACCAGCGTGGTGATGGATGTGGTGAACCGCTACGACATAGACGGCGTGCACTTCGACGACTATTTCTACCCCTACCCTGTCGCAAAGACACCATTCCCGGATGAGCATACGTACGCCGCTTTCAAAGGCCTCTTCACCAATAAGGACGACTGGCGCCGCTACAACGTAGACGAGTTGATCAAGGGAATATCGGATAGTATCAACCATGTAAAGCCCTGGGTAAAGTTCGGCATCAGCCCGTTTGGAGTGTGGAAGAACCTGGCTGACGGGCCCGACGGATCCGCCACGCGCGCCGGCGCCCCTAGCTACACCGCCTTGTATGCCGACACACGCAAGTGGATGCAGGTGGGCTGGATTGACTACCTGGTACCGCAGGTATACTGGCACATAGGCAACCCGGCCGCCGACTACAAGACCGTATTGGAGTGGTGGGCCCAGAATTCTTTCCAGCGCCACCTCTACGTTGGCCTCGGGGCCTACAAAGTAGCCACGGACCCTACGTACCGGGAATGGCACGACCCGAACGAAATCCCGCGCCAGCTGCAGCTAGCCCGAACGACGCCGAACGTGGGCGGCAGCGTGTTTTTCAGCTCCAAATCCGTGATGAGCAACCCTAACAACCTGCAGGACTCCCTGCGCAGCTCTTACTATAAGTACCCTGCCCTGCTGCCTGTGATGGATTGGAAAAAGAGCGCGGAACTGGAGCCCCCCTTCTCGCTGAAGGTTCGCCAGACCGACAGCGGCGTGCGCCTGCATTGGCAACACGACCAGGAAGTACGCTATTATGTGATCTACAGATTCGTGAAGGAGAGCTTTTGGGAGACTCCTTTCTGGAAACGGGCTTTCTGGGAAGAGCGCAAATGGCAGCCGCTCGAACCGGACCTGAACAGCCCGGCTAGTATCGTGGCAAAGGTATTCGGCACCAACACCGCCTTCATAGATGAAACGCCTTTGGAGAGCGGCAAGTACATCTACGTTGTCACGGCCCTCGACCGGCAGCAGAACGAAAGCGCCCCCTCTCACCCTGCCACAGTAAAGTATAAGTATTGA
- the nagB gene encoding glucosamine-6-phosphate deaminase, protein MMHPLKSNAAFNQQRTSPRLNLLEETRFEKLPVTVFPDQHIASVKVAQRIADLIRSKQDKGEQAVLGLATGATPVGVYAELVRMHREEGLSFRNVITFNLDEYYPMQPDAVQSYVTFMNENLFNHIDIEKENVHIPDGTLPKEEIHEYCLNYERQIEEVGGLDLQILGIGRTGHIGFNEPGSAPNSGTRLVTLDDLTRRDAARDFGGKENVPTKAITMGIGTIFKAREIILMAWSQKKASIIKKAVEGEMSSEVPATYLQLSNSVEFVLDEAAASELTRFNTPWLVKDCVWDIQMRKKAVIWLSKTLNKPILKLTEEDYNNNGMAQLATEYGPAYNINIDIFNKMQHTITGWPGGKPNADDSQRPERAEPARKRVVIFSPHPDDDVISMGGTFIRLVDQGHDVHVAYQTSGNTAVWDDDVLRYVEFAIDFNKSINNDTTKLQQVYDHMRGFIEEKHPNQVDTQDILNVKGFIRKSEALAGARYAGLEDENIHFMALPFYETGKHKKNSVSDKDIELTMELLQRVKPQQVFAAGDFADPHGTHIVCFKIIVDALQRLREAGEEWVNDCWLWMYRGAWHEFETYEIEMAVPLSPQEVLRKRQAIFKHQSQKDTPVFPGDDSREFWVRAEERNRETAEQYHNLGLADYEAMEAFVRYNY, encoded by the coding sequence ATGATGCATCCACTTAAAAGCAACGCTGCCTTCAACCAGCAACGCACTTCGCCCAGGCTAAACCTGCTGGAGGAAACCAGGTTTGAAAAGCTTCCGGTAACCGTATTCCCTGACCAGCATATTGCCTCTGTAAAAGTGGCACAACGTATTGCCGACCTGATCAGAAGCAAGCAAGACAAAGGGGAGCAGGCTGTACTTGGCCTGGCGACCGGCGCCACGCCAGTGGGGGTGTATGCAGAGTTGGTGAGAATGCACCGCGAAGAAGGTTTGAGCTTCCGCAACGTCATCACCTTTAACCTCGATGAGTACTATCCGATGCAGCCTGACGCAGTCCAGAGCTACGTCACGTTCATGAACGAGAATCTCTTCAACCATATCGACATAGAGAAGGAGAACGTGCACATTCCGGACGGTACGCTGCCCAAGGAGGAGATACACGAATACTGCCTGAACTATGAGCGCCAGATTGAGGAAGTTGGCGGACTGGACCTGCAGATCCTGGGTATCGGCCGTACGGGCCACATCGGTTTTAACGAGCCGGGCTCCGCGCCCAACTCCGGCACGCGCCTGGTAACGCTGGATGACCTGACCCGCCGTGACGCTGCCCGCGACTTCGGTGGCAAGGAGAACGTGCCGACCAAGGCCATCACCATGGGAATCGGGACCATCTTTAAGGCCCGCGAGATTATCCTGATGGCCTGGAGCCAGAAGAAGGCATCCATTATCAAGAAGGCCGTGGAGGGAGAGATGTCGAGCGAGGTACCGGCTACCTACCTGCAGCTGTCTAACAGCGTGGAGTTTGTGCTGGACGAGGCTGCCGCCTCGGAGCTGACCCGCTTTAACACCCCGTGGCTGGTAAAAGACTGCGTGTGGGACATCCAGATGCGCAAGAAAGCCGTGATCTGGCTGTCGAAGACCCTCAACAAGCCCATTCTGAAGCTGACGGAGGAGGATTACAACAACAACGGCATGGCGCAGCTGGCCACCGAGTATGGCCCCGCCTATAACATCAACATCGACATCTTTAACAAGATGCAGCATACCATTACCGGCTGGCCGGGTGGTAAGCCAAACGCCGACGATTCGCAGCGCCCGGAGCGTGCCGAGCCTGCCCGCAAGCGCGTGGTGATCTTCTCCCCTCACCCGGACGATGACGTGATCTCGATGGGCGGTACGTTTATCCGACTGGTAGACCAGGGCCACGATGTGCATGTGGCTTACCAGACGTCGGGCAACACGGCCGTATGGGATGATGACGTGCTGCGCTACGTGGAGTTCGCCATCGACTTCAACAAAAGCATCAACAACGACACCACCAAGCTGCAACAGGTGTACGACCACATGCGCGGCTTCATAGAGGAGAAACACCCTAACCAGGTCGATACGCAGGATATCCTGAACGTGAAAGGCTTTATCCGTAAGAGCGAGGCGCTGGCCGGTGCCCGCTACGCTGGTCTGGAGGACGAGAACATCCACTTTATGGCCCTGCCTTTCTACGAAACAGGCAAGCACAAAAAGAACTCTGTTTCTGATAAGGACATCGAACTGACTATGGAGCTGCTGCAGCGCGTGAAACCGCAGCAGGTATTTGCCGCCGGCGATTTTGCCGATCCGCATGGGACGCATATTGTCTGCTTCAAAATCATAGTGGATGCCCTGCAGCGTCTGCGCGAGGCTGGCGAGGAGTGGGTAAACGACTGCTGGCTGTGGATGTACCGCGGTGCCTGGCACGAGTTCGAAACATACGAGATCGAGATGGCTGTGCCGCTCTCGCCGCAGGAGGTGCTCCGCAAGCGCCAGGCTATCTTCAAGCACCAGTCACAGAAGGATACACCGGTGTTCCCGGGCGACGACTCCCGCGAGTTCTGGGTACGCGCCGAGGAGCGTAACCGCGAAACCGCTGAACAATATCACAACCTTGGCCTTGCCGACTATGAGGCCATGGAGGCATTCGTACGCTACAATTACTAA
- a CDS encoding outer membrane protein assembly factor BamB family protein: protein MRVMRSFWLLAFLLTVGYCEAQSFKFAFVTDTHIGGNTAEEDLRRTVEDINANDSISFAVITGDITEFGSDQELKLAKQVLDGLNKPWYIIAGNHDSNWSESGSNSFRTVFGAETFTFTHNGFLFAGTSSGPNMRMGPGQVPRENMVWLDSVLTHMADPQMPVIYLNHYPQDSSLNNWYEAIDLLKKRNVQLIMHGHGHGNRRFTYDGIPAVMGRSNLRAKASVGGYNIVAFADGVASFEVRNPVEQTQEKWLEVPLENHHLENETTQYHRPSYAVNKKYPNVKVVWEYQDDSDVGAGTASYKNLVYATNTSGWVYALDKETGEKKWAYQTGGKIYSTPAAAKGYVVVGSSDNHVYCLDAATGALVWKHKTLRPVLGAPTIKNKAVYIGGSDGHFRALNLKNGKKLWEFDQIKDFVVTKPLFYNDKIYFGSWGNDFYALNAATGKLEWKWNNGSPNRMFSPAACYPVATGGKVFIVAPDRHMTALDAKTGAEVWRKQMKDVRVRESMGLSEDKALVYAKTMDGELVGVSTTADSMQVAWRSSLDLPYELAPSAIVEHKGVIYVPSHSGMASAVDRKTGKVIWQHKVSNGLMNPIMPLDKKRVVVSTMDGKVACLEFTE, encoded by the coding sequence ATGAGAGTAATGAGAAGCTTTTGGCTGCTGGCGTTCCTGCTAACAGTTGGTTACTGTGAGGCCCAGTCCTTTAAATTTGCCTTTGTAACAGATACCCATATTGGAGGTAACACCGCCGAGGAGGACCTGAGGCGCACCGTTGAAGATATAAATGCCAATGACTCCATCAGCTTTGCTGTGATTACGGGCGATATAACTGAATTTGGATCGGACCAGGAATTGAAACTGGCGAAACAGGTGCTGGATGGCCTGAACAAGCCGTGGTACATCATTGCAGGCAACCACGACTCCAACTGGTCGGAGAGTGGGAGCAACAGCTTCAGAACCGTGTTTGGCGCCGAGACTTTTACTTTTACCCACAACGGCTTCCTTTTTGCCGGCACAAGCTCCGGCCCCAACATGCGCATGGGGCCAGGCCAGGTGCCACGGGAGAACATGGTATGGCTCGACTCGGTGCTCACGCACATGGCGGACCCCCAGATGCCGGTGATTTACCTGAACCACTACCCGCAGGACTCCTCCCTGAACAACTGGTATGAGGCGATCGACTTGCTGAAGAAACGAAACGTGCAGCTGATCATGCACGGGCATGGGCATGGCAACCGCCGGTTCACCTACGATGGCATTCCGGCTGTGATGGGGCGCTCGAACCTTCGGGCGAAAGCCAGCGTGGGCGGTTATAATATTGTGGCTTTTGCGGATGGCGTGGCAAGCTTTGAGGTGCGAAATCCGGTGGAGCAAACGCAGGAGAAGTGGCTGGAGGTACCCTTAGAGAACCATCACTTGGAAAATGAAACGACACAGTACCACCGGCCGTCTTATGCCGTGAACAAGAAATATCCCAACGTGAAAGTAGTATGGGAGTACCAGGACGACAGTGACGTGGGAGCCGGTACCGCAAGCTACAAGAACCTGGTGTATGCAACCAACACCAGTGGCTGGGTCTACGCGCTGGATAAAGAGACGGGGGAGAAAAAGTGGGCTTATCAAACGGGCGGAAAGATTTACTCTACCCCGGCGGCGGCAAAAGGGTATGTTGTGGTGGGCTCCTCCGACAATCATGTCTATTGCCTCGATGCTGCTACCGGAGCGCTCGTTTGGAAACACAAAACCCTGCGGCCTGTCCTGGGCGCTCCAACCATCAAAAATAAAGCCGTGTACATTGGTGGTTCCGATGGCCATTTCAGAGCCCTTAACCTGAAGAATGGCAAAAAGCTGTGGGAGTTCGACCAGATAAAAGACTTTGTGGTGACCAAGCCGCTGTTCTATAACGACAAGATCTATTTTGGAAGCTGGGGGAATGACTTTTACGCGCTGAATGCCGCTACCGGTAAGCTGGAGTGGAAATGGAACAACGGCTCCCCAAACCGTATGTTCTCACCGGCCGCCTGCTACCCGGTGGCAACAGGCGGAAAGGTATTTATCGTGGCACCGGATCGCCATATGACTGCGCTGGATGCTAAAACCGGGGCGGAAGTATGGCGCAAGCAGATGAAGGACGTGAGAGTGCGCGAGTCCATGGGCCTGTCGGAAGACAAGGCGCTGGTGTACGCAAAAACAATGGATGGGGAGTTGGTAGGTGTATCCACAACGGCAGATTCGATGCAGGTTGCGTGGCGGTCATCGCTTGACCTGCCTTACGAACTTGCCCCATCAGCCATAGTGGAGCATAAGGGCGTGATCTACGTGCCAAGCCACTCGGGCATGGCCAGCGCGGTAGACAGGAAAACCGGCAAGGTGATTTGGCAGCACAAGGTATCCAACGGCCTTATGAATCCCATTATGCCGCTGGATAAGAAGCGGGTGGTGGTGAGCACCATGGATGGAAAAGTGGCTTGCTTGGAGTTCACGGAATAG
- a CDS encoding polysaccharide deacetylase family protein — protein sequence MIRGDTAVKSIALVFTGDEYADGGEVIRQTLAKHGTKASFFLTGRFYRNPAFGPLIKSLVKEGHYMGAHSDEHLLYCDWTKRDSLLVTQEQFSRDLRQNYARMAAFGVSQSDASYFLPPFEWYNQRIAEWTAQEGLQLVNFSPGTRSTADYTWPEMGKRYVNSEMVYRSIMAYEQQDPHGLNGFILLVHIGTDPRRTDKFYDRLNELLTELKRKGYQFVKINELL from the coding sequence ATCATACGGGGCGATACGGCTGTAAAAAGTATCGCTCTGGTATTTACAGGAGATGAATATGCCGATGGAGGGGAGGTAATCCGGCAAACGCTGGCGAAGCACGGCACCAAGGCTTCCTTTTTCCTTACCGGGCGCTTTTACAGAAATCCTGCTTTCGGTCCTCTGATAAAGAGTCTGGTAAAAGAGGGGCATTACATGGGCGCCCATTCCGATGAGCATCTGCTTTACTGCGACTGGACCAAACGCGACAGCCTGCTTGTTACGCAAGAGCAGTTTAGCCGGGACCTGCGGCAGAACTATGCGCGTATGGCGGCGTTTGGCGTGAGTCAATCGGATGCGTCCTACTTTTTGCCGCCGTTCGAGTGGTACAACCAACGTATAGCGGAGTGGACGGCGCAGGAAGGGCTGCAGCTGGTAAACTTTAGCCCCGGCACCCGCTCCACCGCCGACTATACCTGGCCGGAGATGGGAAAGCGGTATGTGAACTCAGAAATGGTTTACCGGTCGATAATGGCGTATGAGCAGCAGGATCCGCACGGGTTGAACGGCTTTATACTTCTGGTACATATCGGCACAGACCCGCGCCGCACCGATAAATTCTACGACCGGCTGAATGAGCTCCTGACAGAATTGAAAAGGAAGGGGTATCAGTTTGTAAAGATAAATGAGTTGTTATAA